The following are encoded in a window of Candidatus Moraniibacteriota bacterium genomic DNA:
- a CDS encoding sulfite exporter TauE/SafE family protein — protein sequence MTKQEKKYTLYVRGMHCNACTLLIENEIGNLPNITYVKSHLKNNSVEFEGDFGNKSLEQIAQEFTRLLAPHEYTFSTEKQNENKKWSDFIIAIPIALGCILLFVFLQKIGIVEMIHAEKVTYGTAFLIGIVASLSTCMAVVGGLLLSLSATFAKGNGWMRSQIMFHVGRIITFFLFGGVLGSIGSVFTLSEVASFMISFIVSFVMLILGINLLEIAPWMKRLQPTMPKFIIQKTQGILKMKYTITPLFVGMITFFLPCGFTQSMQFYTLSTKSFLEGGLTMFSFALGTLPILALISFSPWGIQSGKIKSGIFFKVIGLIVVSFALFNVINSFVAIGLISPVFNF from the coding sequence ATGACTAAACAAGAAAAAAAATATACGTTATATGTTCGAGGTATGCATTGCAATGCTTGTACACTTTTGATTGAAAATGAGATAGGAAATCTTCCAAATATTACGTATGTAAAATCGCATTTAAAAAATAATTCTGTTGAATTTGAGGGCGATTTTGGAAATAAATCATTAGAACAAATTGCACAAGAATTTACAAGATTACTTGCGCCTCACGAGTATACATTTTCCACAGAAAAACAGAATGAAAATAAAAAATGGTCTGATTTTATAATTGCCATACCTATCGCTTTGGGATGTATTCTTTTGTTTGTATTTCTTCAAAAAATAGGAATTGTTGAAATGATACATGCTGAAAAAGTTACCTACGGTACAGCTTTTTTGATTGGTATCGTGGCTTCATTATCAACTTGTATGGCTGTTGTTGGGGGGCTTCTTCTTTCTTTGTCAGCTACCTTTGCTAAAGGGAATGGTTGGATGCGTTCACAGATTATGTTTCATGTCGGGAGAATAATAACCTTCTTTCTTTTTGGAGGAGTTCTTGGATCGATAGGGTCTGTGTTTACCCTAAGTGAAGTAGCGAGTTTTATGATAAGTTTTATAGTAAGTTTTGTTATGTTGATACTGGGCATAAATCTTTTGGAGATAGCTCCTTGGATGAAGAGATTACAGCCAACAATGCCAAAATTTATTATACAAAAAACACAAGGAATCTTGAAGATGAAATACACAATTACTCCATTATTTGTCGGTATGATAACTTTTTTTCTTCCTTGTGGTTTTACACAGTCAATGCAGTTTTATACACTTTCAACGAAATCATTTTTAGAAGGAGGTTTGACTATGTTTTCATTTGCATTGGGTACCTTACCAATACTTGCTCTTATTAGTTTTAGTCCCTGGGGAATACAGAGTGGAAAAATAAAATCAGGTATATTTTTTAAGGTAATTGGACTTATTGTGGTGAGTTTTGCTCTTTTTAATGTGATAAATAGTTTTGTCGCTATCGGACTTATTTCTCCCGTATTTAATTTTTAA
- a CDS encoding cupredoxin domain-containing protein, translating into MKIIFLVFVGIVVFSLSFLLFRNNTIEKDIQVLTTSGESDNVFMEGEKQIIHIKAKGGYTPRISKAKVNIQTILKVKTEGTFDCSSVITIPSMKISENLPPTGETEIDLGILEEGTIQGTCGMGMYSFQIDVKE; encoded by the coding sequence ATGAAAATTATTTTTCTTGTTTTTGTAGGAATCGTTGTTTTTTCTTTAAGCTTTCTCCTTTTTCGAAATAATACTATTGAGAAAGATATTCAAGTACTTACTACTTCAGGGGAATCAGATAACGTCTTTATGGAGGGAGAAAAACAAATTATACATATAAAGGCTAAGGGTGGTTATACTCCTCGAATAAGTAAGGCAAAAGTAAATATACAAACAATACTAAAAGTAAAAACGGAAGGGACATTTGATTGTTCTTCTGTTATAACGATCCCGAGTATGAAAATAAGTGAAAACCTTCCGCCAACAGGGGAAACGGAAATTGATTTAGGAATCCTTGAAGAAGGAACTATTCAGGGCACGTGCGGAATGGGAATGTATTCATTTCAAATTGACGTGAAAGAATAA
- a CDS encoding SBBP repeat-containing protein has product MRIFSYKKSHLLPTLFGMFFVFFFLSSQAWAATVTHEWAKRFGGVGSDGGFNITLDSSGNIYVTGWITGDVDLNDDGDFIDPYESGTGFGSNDIFISVFTSEGSHLWAKRLGGIGNDSSSSITINSAGNIHITGSVTGNADLNGDGDVTDPYESGMGFGNLDVFISVFTSEGSPLWAKRLGGIDSDNGSKITLDFSGNVYITGQIRNNVDLNGDGDFTDPYESGIGFGSWDAFISVFTSEGSHLWAKRLGGVGLDNSSGITINSAGNIHITGSVTENADLNGDGDVTDPYESGAGFGNNDAFISIFTSEGSHLWAKRLGGVGSDGGSGITMDSAGNIYVTGLVTGDVDLNGDGDFTDPYESGTGFGSNDIFISIFTSEGSHLWAKRLGGVGNDSSSSINLDSSGNIYYRI; this is encoded by the coding sequence ATGAGAATTTTTTCTTATAAAAAATCACATCTTCTCCCTACACTTTTCGGAATGTTCTTTGTTTTCTTTTTTCTTTCGAGTCAGGCTTGGGCAGCAACAGTCACACATGAGTGGGCAAAGCGGTTTGGGGGAGTGGGAAGTGATGGTGGTTTTAATATCACTCTTGATTCTTCAGGAAATATATATGTTACAGGATGGATTACGGGCGATGTCGACTTAAATGACGATGGAGATTTCATTGATCCTTATGAATCAGGAACAGGATTTGGTAGTAATGATATTTTTATTTCTGTCTTCACTTCCGAAGGCTCCCATCTCTGGGCTAAGCGATTGGGAGGAATCGGGAATGACAGTAGTTCTAGTATCACAATTAATTCCGCAGGAAATATACATATTACAGGATCTGTTACAGGAAATGCCGACTTAAACGGCGATGGAGATGTCACTGATCCCTATGAATCAGGAATGGGATTTGGAAATCTCGATGTCTTTATTTCCGTCTTCACTTCCGAAGGCTCTCCCCTCTGGGCTAAGCGTTTAGGAGGGATAGATTCGGATAATGGTAGTAAGATAACCCTTGACTTCTCAGGAAATGTATATATCACAGGACAAATTAGAAACAATGTTGACTTAAATGGCGATGGAGATTTCACCGATCCCTATGAATCAGGAATAGGATTTGGAAGTTGGGATGCTTTTATTTCCGTCTTCACTTCCGAAGGCTCTCATCTCTGGGCTAAGCGATTAGGAGGAGTAGGGCTTGATAATAGTTCTGGTATAACAATTAATTCCGCAGGAAATATACATATTACAGGATCTGTTACAGAAAATGCCGATTTAAATGGTGATGGAGATGTCACCGATCCCTATGAATCAGGAGCAGGATTTGGTAATAATGATGCCTTTATTTCCATCTTCACTTCCGAAGGTTCCCATCTCTGGGCTAAACGGTTAGGAGGAGTGGGGAGTGATGGTGGCTCTGGTATCACAATGGATTCCGCAGGAAATATATATGTTACAGGATTAGTTACAGGAGATGTTGATTTAAACGGTGATGGAGATTTTACTGATCCCTATGAATCAGGAACAGGATTTGGTAGTAATGATATTTTTATTTCCATCTTCACTTCCGAAGGCTCTCATCTCTGGGCTAAGCGATTAGGAGGAGTAGGGAATGATAGTAGTTCTTCTATAAATCTTGATTCTTCAGGAAATATATATTACAGGATATAG
- a CDS encoding SBBP repeat-containing protein, producing MILQEIYITGYSTGDVDLNGDGDFTDLYESGTGFGGLDAFISTFTSEGTHLWTKRLGGTGTDWIRGTTLDSSGNIYSTGYVTGDADLNGDGDFTDPYESGTGFGLADIFLSAFSYDTTPPSLTLTPISTPTSDTTFTITGTTTDTLSDIYQVHYQIDSTEGEWIPCTPDDSLFDSPSESFSCPEQTFQEGTHTIYIKATDNALLQNETLQSLTFTIDLTYPSLT from the coding sequence TTGATTCTTCAGGAAATATATATTACAGGATATAGTACAGGAGATGTTGATTTAAATGGTGATGGAGATTTTACTGATCTCTATGAATCAGGAACAGGATTTGGAGGACTTGATGCTTTTATTTCCACCTTCACTTCTGAAGGCACACATCTTTGGACAAAGCGTTTAGGAGGAACAGGGACTGATTGGATTCGTGGTACAACCCTTGATTCTTCAGGAAATATATATAGTACAGGATATGTTACAGGTGATGCTGATTTGAACGGTGATGGAGATTTTACCGATCCTTATGAATCAGGAACAGGATTTGGATTAGCTGACATTTTCCTCTCCGCCTTCTCTTACGACACCACTCCTCCCTCCCTCACTCTTACTCCCATCTCCACACCAACTTCAGACACTACATTTACCATAACAGGAACAACAACAGACACTCTCTCTGACATATACCAAGTCCACTATCAAATAGACTCCACAGAAGGAGAATGGATTCCTTGTACTCCAGATGATTCTCTCTTTGATTCACCTTCCGAATCTTTCTCTTGTCCCGAACAAACCTTCCAAGAAGGTACGCATACCATATACATCAAAGCAACAGACAATGCTCTTTTGCAAAACGAAACACTACAATCTCTCACCTTCACCATAGACCTCACCTATCCCTCCCTCACTTAA